Proteins from one Ornithobacterium rhinotracheale genomic window:
- a CDS encoding Ppx/GppA phosphatase family protein, with amino-acid sequence MKITKLAAIDIGSNAVRLLVSAIYDEEGRVTFNKTSLVRVPIRLGEDAFVRGEISEENEKRLIQAMTAYKLLMDVHQVQGYSAFATSAMREVKNGKKVVKKIREKAGVDLEIIDGQKEGQIIFETELKEYVNDKNSYLYIDVGGGSTELTVLAHGKVLNTRSFDVGTVRWLNGKVDASYLVKEVKPWVIENCKDLGNIEMIGSGGNINHIFKYSGKKKALSFTYLNQQRKILSALDFEDRLSIYNMKPDRGDVIVPALEIYTSVMKFAKAKKMHVPKIGLADGMVQYMYHHKKY; translated from the coding sequence ATGAAAATAACTAAATTAGCCGCAATAGATATAGGGTCAAATGCCGTAAGGCTTTTGGTAAGTGCCATTTACGATGAAGAAGGTCGTGTAACATTCAACAAAACCAGTTTGGTGCGTGTGCCGATTCGTTTGGGAGAAGACGCCTTTGTGCGAGGTGAAATTTCCGAAGAAAACGAAAAAAGACTAATCCAAGCCATGACAGCTTATAAACTTTTGATGGATGTGCACCAAGTGCAAGGCTATTCTGCCTTTGCCACTTCTGCCATGCGCGAAGTGAAAAATGGAAAGAAAGTCGTGAAAAAAATCCGTGAAAAAGCAGGCGTGGATTTAGAAATTATCGACGGACAAAAAGAAGGGCAAATCATTTTTGAAACCGAGCTAAAAGAATATGTAAATGATAAGAATTCCTATCTATATATCGATGTAGGTGGGGGGAGTACCGAGCTCACCGTTTTGGCGCACGGAAAAGTGCTCAATACCCGTTCGTTTGATGTGGGAACGGTGCGCTGGCTCAATGGCAAGGTAGATGCTTCTTATTTGGTAAAAGAAGTGAAACCTTGGGTGATTGAAAATTGTAAAGATTTAGGCAATATCGAGATGATTGGTTCGGGGGGGAACATCAACCATATTTTCAAATATTCGGGTAAAAAGAAAGCGCTCAGCTTTACTTATTTGAACCAACAAAGAAAGATTTTAAGTGCTTTGGATTTCGAAGATCGTTTGTCGATATACAACATGAAACCCGACCGTGGAGATGTTATCGTTCCAGCGTTGGAAATCTATACTTCGGTAATGAAATTTGCCAAAGCTAAAAAGATGCATGTGCCAAAAATAGGTCTTGCCGATGGAATGGTGCAGTATATGTATCACCACAAAAAATACTAA
- the ppk1 gene encoding polyphosphate kinase 1: protein MSNYKYINREISWLKFNARVLQEARDKSVPLLERLRFLGIYSNNLDEFYKVRYATVVRALEIDQKIYSNIIKGQSLKTLLNDIKESVSLQQQTYDDTYDEIIQELEKEDIFFIDDSEVSGKYADYIRNYFQDKLSHTIAVYLYPLDSTKIPELREGANYLAVKMVKNPEIKSETRRLRQTSKAWKGIKPENEPQPVNTYAIIEVPTHLFSRFVVLPKMDENRHYIMMLEDVIRYNLNEIFNIFDYDHIEAHSFKSSKDAEMDLDQDVQKSFMDRISRSVERRRRGEPVRLVYDRDMASDTLDYLKKILHIDSYDTISPGSKYHNKRDFIKFPNLGRTDLEFKKIRPLVPPALQHVKSYISEIEKQDHMLYAPYADYSVLLKFLREAAIDPHVKSIKMTVYRVASESQIMSALVNAAKNGKKVTAVLELRARFDEANNVNWSKILQDEGVKVIFGVADLKVHSKLGLVTYERNGVEKKISFVSTGNFHEKTARIYTDFTLMTSREEITEEVSQVFDFFEFNYKVKPYKHLIVSPHEMRRKLTRYINQEIENKKQGKPAQINIKANSLSDKKMIDKLYQASQAGVEVRLVIRGICCLIPGIPGMSENIRAISVVDKFLEHPRIYWFKNGGDDQVYISSADMMTRNIDHRVEVGCPIYDPELKKEVMDTFELSFNDNVKGRIQNNTQDEIYQSNDLPENRSQISIYEYYKKLYNENN, encoded by the coding sequence ATGAGTAATTACAAGTACATAAACCGCGAGATTAGCTGGCTTAAATTCAATGCAAGAGTATTGCAAGAGGCCAGAGATAAAAGCGTTCCGTTATTAGAACGACTAAGATTTTTAGGTATTTATTCAAATAATTTAGACGAGTTTTACAAAGTGCGATATGCTACGGTGGTGCGTGCTTTGGAGATAGACCAAAAGATTTATTCCAATATAATTAAAGGTCAGTCGCTTAAAACTTTATTAAACGACATCAAAGAAAGCGTTTCCTTGCAACAGCAAACCTACGATGATACTTATGATGAGATTATCCAAGAATTAGAGAAAGAGGATATTTTCTTTATCGACGACAGTGAGGTTTCTGGAAAATATGCCGATTACATCCGTAATTATTTTCAAGATAAATTAAGCCATACCATTGCGGTGTATCTATACCCGCTAGATAGTACCAAAATTCCAGAATTGCGAGAGGGGGCAAACTACTTGGCAGTGAAAATGGTGAAAAATCCTGAAATTAAATCCGAGACTCGCCGTTTAAGGCAAACTTCGAAGGCTTGGAAGGGCATTAAACCCGAAAATGAGCCACAGCCAGTCAATACCTACGCGATTATCGAAGTGCCTACACATCTCTTCTCACGTTTTGTGGTATTGCCCAAGATGGACGAGAATCGCCACTATATCATGATGCTTGAAGATGTGATCCGTTATAACTTAAATGAGATTTTCAATATTTTTGATTACGACCATATCGAGGCACATTCTTTTAAATCCTCCAAAGATGCCGAAATGGATTTAGATCAAGATGTGCAAAAAAGTTTTATGGATAGAATCTCTAGAAGTGTGGAGCGCCGCCGCCGTGGTGAGCCCGTGCGTTTGGTGTATGATAGAGACATGGCAAGCGATACTTTGGATTATTTGAAAAAAATATTGCACATCGATTCATACGATACCATTTCGCCAGGTAGCAAATACCACAATAAGCGAGATTTCATTAAATTCCCAAATTTGGGACGAACCGATTTAGAATTTAAAAAAATTAGACCACTTGTGCCACCTGCATTGCAGCATGTAAAAAGCTACATCAGCGAGATTGAAAAGCAAGACCACATGCTTTATGCGCCGTATGCCGATTATTCAGTTTTGTTGAAATTTTTGCGAGAGGCAGCGATAGACCCGCATGTGAAATCGATTAAAATGACGGTGTATCGTGTGGCTAGCGAATCGCAAATTATGAGTGCACTGGTGAATGCCGCCAAAAATGGTAAAAAAGTAACCGCCGTGCTGGAGCTTCGTGCAAGATTTGATGAGGCAAATAATGTTAATTGGTCTAAAATATTACAAGACGAGGGCGTGAAAGTAATCTTCGGAGTGGCGGATTTGAAAGTTCACTCAAAGTTAGGTTTGGTAACTTATGAACGCAATGGAGTGGAAAAGAAAATCTCGTTTGTGAGTACAGGAAACTTCCACGAGAAAACCGCGAGAATCTATACCGATTTTACTTTGATGACATCGCGCGAAGAAATCACAGAAGAAGTGTCGCAAGTGTTTGATTTCTTTGAGTTTAATTATAAAGTTAAGCCGTATAAGCACTTAATCGTTTCGCCGCACGAAATGCGCCGAAAACTTACGCGCTACATCAATCAAGAAATTGAAAATAAAAAGCAAGGAAAACCCGCGCAAATCAATATCAAAGCCAATAGCCTTTCAGACAAAAAAATGATTGATAAGCTGTATCAAGCCAGCCAAGCAGGGGTAGAGGTGCGATTGGTAATCCGCGGAATTTGTTGCTTAATCCCTGGTATTCCAGGTATGAGCGAAAACATCAGAGCCATCAGCGTGGTAGATAAATTCTTGGAGCATCCGCGTATTTATTGGTTTAAAAACGGGGGAGATGACCAAGTTTATATCTCGTCTGCCGATATGATGACGCGTAACATCGATCACCGTGTGGAGGTAGGCTGCCCTATCTATGATCCTGAGTTGAAGAAAGAAGTGATGGATACTTTTGAATTAAGTTTTAACGACAATGTCAAAGGTAGAATCCAAAACAACACACAAGACGAAATATATCAAAGCAACGATTTGCCAGAAAATCGTTCGCAAATTAGTATTTACGAATATTATAAAAAATTGTACAATGAAAATAACTAA
- a CDS encoding glutathione peroxidase, giving the protein MKKTLLIACMGLSLSACKFLKTSKEPETTTVENPAEVKNLYQFTVKDIDGNDFNFSDLKGKKIMIVNTASECGFTPQYADLEELYQKYKNHNFTIVGFPSNNFKGQEPGSNADIKKFCTGNYNVTFPMMSKIDVVGENQAPIYQFLTQKSENGVIDAPVEWNFQKFLINEDGTVARIYYSRTKPTDAEIMEWIEE; this is encoded by the coding sequence ATGAAAAAAACACTTTTAATCGCTTGTATGGGCTTATCGCTAAGTGCCTGTAAATTTTTAAAAACCTCGAAAGAACCTGAAACTACGACTGTGGAAAATCCCGCTGAAGTGAAAAATCTTTATCAATTCACCGTGAAAGATATTGACGGAAACGATTTTAACTTCTCGGACTTGAAGGGTAAAAAAATCATGATTGTAAACACCGCCTCGGAATGTGGTTTCACACCGCAATATGCTGATTTAGAAGAATTATACCAAAAATATAAAAATCACAATTTCACTATTGTAGGTTTCCCTTCCAACAACTTCAAAGGGCAAGAACCTGGTAGCAATGCCGATATCAAAAAATTCTGCACAGGCAACTACAATGTTACTTTCCCGATGATGAGCAAAATCGATGTAGTGGGCGAAAATCAAGCTCCGATTTATCAATTTTTGACTCAAAAAAGCGAAAACGGCGTAATCGATGCACCCGTGGAATGGAATTTCCAAAAATTCTTGATTAATGAAGATGGCACAGTGGCACGCATTTACTATTCTCGCACGAAACCTACCGATGCCGAGATTATGGAATGGATTGAAGAATAA
- the ccsA gene encoding cytochrome c biogenesis protein, protein MNIIKKLLFSTRAMAVMLLIYAVAMAVATFIENDYGTPAAKQLVYYSVWFSVLQVLLIINFIANIFRYRLWHRGKWSVLLFHVAFVVMFIGAAYTHLFSVEGMMNIREGETSNHIISNKTYVKLDIFDGDQHLAYETPYTMTFLNSKKVGFPLHKNFNQRYLFKDRDISVRSLDYIPHAKDTVIAGKGKLSLEIVTVGQGGRKTNYIQEGEIKEIGWAIFTFNNPIEGTIQISGDENALTINSPLEGQSMSMQGQQMGAVTDSATFAQSLQKIEVNTPQNARLRAMYQIGPVNFVLAKPAYRGTLEFIAGDKNKDQENSNVVVLEYKDGNVKDTLILRGGEGYTNLSARKQINGLMISAGYGSKIINTPFAIKLKDFQMETYPGSQNPSSFASEIAVIDNGKEKDYRIYMNNVLDYGGYRFFQSGYDPDQLGTRLSVNQDRPGTIITYIGYFMLYLGMFLTLFWKGSRFTNLAKMLKNLSHKKYLFLGFLSVLSLQNLKAQEAEQHIKTLDSIANSADEAQHHQHDGHNHDGEDFTLKAEDINTIEKGEDIVKQINFSPEHLKKFEHLLIQDDRGRIKPVSTHALELLRKVYKSDKFYGLPATAWFISVQQNPTLWAKAPIIKVSKNIGPELYKKLKVDETDHTSLMNMVDLGTGEFYLAKAYGEAFRKKPSEKTKQDNEIINVTERFTILDNLAKGYYLKMIPVQNDINETWTSWIKQGETMDIDTTALAFFNKYFNALNQAQKNNDWTKVNGVADEIGAYQQKWGKNIVPPQTKVNIEVFYNHFEPFFQVMRIYAGLGVIFLILGFMNLFSNKKILRKLILFTLIATWAVFAVHAFGLGLRWYISGHAPWTNGYEAVVFISWIGVMAGLILYRNSNAFLPAAGCFVAVIMMGFAHGSSLLDPQITPLVPVLKSYWLIIHVAIITASYGFFGLSMVLAIFSLVLYCLNPSNIITKNIKELTIVNEMSLTIGIFLLTVGTFLGGMWANESWGRYWSWDPKETWAFISIIVYAFVLHMRLVPGLRGNFAFNIASLWAVASPIMTYFGVNYYLSGLHTYAAGDKIPIPTWVPISVAIALVLSLVSYYFYRKNHKKLISQ, encoded by the coding sequence ATGAATATTATAAAGAAACTTCTTTTTTCTACTCGTGCCATGGCAGTGATGCTTTTGATTTATGCGGTGGCTATGGCGGTAGCAACTTTTATAGAGAATGATTATGGCACACCCGCCGCCAAGCAACTTGTGTATTACAGCGTTTGGTTCAGTGTGTTGCAGGTGCTTTTAATCATCAATTTTATAGCCAACATCTTCCGATATCGCTTGTGGCACAGGGGCAAATGGAGTGTTTTGCTATTCCATGTGGCGTTTGTGGTAATGTTCATCGGGGCGGCTTACACGCACCTATTCTCGGTAGAGGGCATGATGAACATCCGCGAGGGAGAAACTTCAAACCACATTATTTCTAATAAAACTTATGTGAAATTAGATATTTTTGATGGCGACCAACATTTGGCTTACGAAACGCCCTACACCATGACTTTCTTAAATAGTAAAAAGGTGGGCTTCCCTTTACACAAAAACTTTAACCAAAGATATTTGTTTAAAGACCGTGACATTTCAGTGAGATCTTTAGACTACATTCCGCATGCGAAAGATACCGTGATTGCAGGCAAAGGAAAATTAAGCCTAGAAATCGTAACCGTGGGACAAGGCGGACGCAAGACCAACTATATACAAGAGGGAGAAATCAAGGAAATCGGTTGGGCAATTTTCACCTTCAATAATCCTATCGAAGGGACTATCCAAATCTCTGGAGACGAAAATGCACTCACAATTAATTCGCCACTTGAGGGGCAGAGCATGAGCATGCAAGGACAGCAAATGGGAGCTGTAACAGATTCTGCCACCTTTGCCCAGAGTTTGCAAAAAATCGAAGTGAACACGCCACAAAATGCAAGATTGCGCGCCATGTACCAAATCGGTCCTGTGAATTTTGTGTTGGCTAAACCTGCCTACCGCGGAACGCTAGAATTTATTGCAGGTGATAAAAATAAAGACCAAGAAAACAGCAATGTGGTAGTGCTTGAGTATAAAGATGGGAATGTAAAAGACACCCTCATCTTGCGCGGCGGCGAAGGCTATACCAACTTGAGCGCACGCAAACAAATCAACGGGCTTATGATTTCTGCAGGCTATGGCTCCAAAATCATCAACACGCCATTTGCCATTAAATTAAAAGATTTTCAAATGGAAACTTATCCTGGCTCTCAAAATCCCTCATCTTTTGCAAGCGAAATCGCTGTAATCGACAACGGAAAAGAGAAAGATTATAGAATTTATATGAACAATGTGTTGGATTACGGTGGGTATCGCTTCTTCCAATCAGGCTACGACCCAGACCAATTGGGGACTCGCCTATCGGTAAACCAAGACCGCCCAGGAACAATCATTACTTACATCGGATATTTTATGCTGTATCTAGGAATGTTCTTAACACTTTTCTGGAAAGGTTCACGATTTACAAATCTTGCTAAAATGCTTAAAAATTTAAGTCATAAAAAATACCTATTTTTAGGATTTTTAAGCGTGCTTTCGCTCCAAAACCTGAAAGCTCAGGAAGCCGAGCAACATATTAAAACACTGGATAGCATTGCCAATTCAGCCGATGAAGCACAGCACCATCAGCACGATGGGCATAACCACGACGGCGAGGATTTTACCCTAAAAGCTGAGGATATAAACACCATAGAAAAGGGTGAGGACATCGTAAAACAAATTAATTTCTCGCCCGAACACCTCAAAAAATTTGAACACCTATTAATTCAAGATGACCGCGGGCGCATCAAGCCTGTGAGCACACACGCACTTGAATTATTGAGAAAAGTATATAAATCCGATAAATTTTATGGCTTGCCAGCTACGGCTTGGTTTATTTCGGTTCAGCAAAACCCTACTTTGTGGGCCAAGGCGCCAATCATCAAAGTGAGCAAAAACATCGGCCCTGAATTATACAAAAAATTAAAGGTAGATGAGACCGACCATACTTCGCTGATGAATATGGTGGATTTGGGCACAGGCGAATTTTATTTGGCTAAAGCTTATGGCGAAGCCTTTAGAAAAAAACCATCAGAAAAAACCAAACAAGACAACGAAATCATCAATGTTACGGAGCGTTTCACGATTTTAGACAATTTAGCTAAAGGCTATTATTTAAAAATGATTCCTGTCCAAAACGACATCAACGAAACTTGGACAAGCTGGATTAAACAAGGCGAAACCATGGACATCGATACCACGGCGCTCGCGTTCTTTAATAAATACTTTAACGCACTAAATCAAGCGCAGAAAAACAACGACTGGACCAAAGTAAACGGCGTAGCAGATGAGATTGGCGCGTACCAACAAAAGTGGGGTAAAAATATTGTTCCACCACAAACAAAAGTAAATATCGAAGTTTTCTACAATCATTTTGAGCCATTTTTCCAAGTGATGAGAATCTATGCGGGATTAGGCGTTATCTTCTTGATTTTAGGATTTATGAATTTATTTTCAAACAAAAAAATCCTTCGAAAACTCATTTTATTCACACTGATTGCCACTTGGGCAGTATTTGCTGTACACGCATTTGGTTTAGGCTTAAGATGGTATATTTCAGGACACGCCCCATGGACCAATGGTTACGAAGCCGTTGTTTTCATCTCGTGGATTGGCGTTATGGCTGGGCTTATCCTTTATAGAAATAGCAACGCATTTTTACCTGCAGCGGGATGTTTCGTTGCGGTGATTATGATGGGATTTGCGCATGGTTCTTCCCTACTCGACCCGCAGATTACACCGCTTGTTCCTGTACTTAAATCGTATTGGCTCATCATACATGTGGCAATTATTACCGCGAGTTATGGTTTCTTTGGGCTAAGTATGGTATTGGCCATTTTCTCGTTGGTTTTATATTGCTTAAACCCTTCAAATATTATAACCAAGAACATCAAAGAACTCACTATCGTAAACGAAATGTCGCTTACCATTGGGATTTTCTTGCTCACGGTGGGAACTTTCCTAGGCGGAATGTGGGCCAACGAAAGCTGGGGACGCTACTGGAGCTGGGACCCGAAAGAGACTTGGGCGTTTATTTCTATCATTGTATATGCCTTTGTATTGCATATGCGATTGGTGCCTGGGCTTAGGGGCAATTTTGCGTTTAATATTGCATCGCTGTGGGCGGTGGCTTCTCCGATTATGACTTATTTTGGGGTAAACTACTACCTCAGCGGATTGCACACCTACGCCGCGGGAGATAAAATCCCAATCCCTACTTGGGTGCCGATAAGTGTAGCCATTGCATTGGTATTAAGTTTAGTTTCTTACTATTTTTATCGTAAAAACCATAAAAAATTGATTTCTCAATAG